The DNA region AAGTGACGCTGTTTTTGCTCAGTTTTCGGATATTTTTGTTCTTATCTATCTTGGAGCACTGTATCGATTTATGTTTATTATTGCCGGCTTTGATACTGCAAACCCTTTTGCGGGTGTGGGTTCAAGCAGAGAGGCAACCATCGGTTTTTACAGCGAAGCAGTATCGATTATCTGCCTTATTGTTGTCATGTTAGGGGCAGGTAGTTCGAGTTTACCACATATCGCTTCTATCGTAAGTCTCAGTGAGGGTAACTACGGTTATCTAGTTCCTTCCTATGCCATCGCTTCAACCGCTTTCCTTTGGGTCATGTATGTTGAAACAGGCAGAAAACCTTATGACTTAGCTGAAGCCGAACAAGAGCTTCAAGAAGGTGTTTTGGGCGAATACTGTGGTAAAGATCTTGCTATTATCGATGTGGCTTTAATGTTGAAGCAATTTTCAATGTTAGGATTTTTCCTAATGCTCTTTGAGCCTTGGAGTTTTGAGAATCCTCTATTGTCTTTACTCCTTTTCCTCGCTGAGATTGGTGTGCTTTATGTTTTTGCTGTTTTTATCGACAACTTTGGACCACGATTTACAATGAACAAAGGAATGAAGCGAACCATGCTTTTTCCATTCAGTATTGCTTGTATAGCACTAATGCTTTATATTATTGGGGTATGAAATGATAAATTTTATTGATGTCATCACCGTTTTGATGATGGGAACAAGTTTAATGGTATTTGGTCTGCGAAAATACAAACTTAGTATTTATGCGTATGCACTGCAAACATTGCTTTTAGTGATTGTATTTTTGCTTTTACACTTCAAATATGGCGCTCATGAGTTACTCCTTTGGGCATTTACAGCCTTTTTGATGAAAGTCGTTTTTGTACCACTTTTTTTACTTAAGCTTGTGAATAAGCTTAGTATTATCAATGAAGATGAACCCGTAGGTGGCTTTTTTATATCGCCTGTTATAGCGCTTAGCTTTTCACTGGCTGTTTCAATGATGTTTTACAAGGTTTTTGTTCATTTCTCAATTTTCAAAGATGCGTTGCCACTCTTTGCCGCTTCATTTATCTTTATGATAGGTATTTTTGGCTTTATTTTGAGAAATTCATTTTTAAAACAGATTCTTGCCTATTGCCTTTTTGAAAATGGTATCCATCTAAGCCTAGCGCTTATGGCATATAACTCACATGAGCTTGTCGAGATTGGTATCTTAACCG from Sulfurospirillum diekertiae includes:
- a CDS encoding respiratory chain complex I subunit 1 family protein codes for the protein MSFFYLLLQLIAAILVAPLFDGMARKLRAKFQSRIGPSIFQTYRDLLKLIKRGRTKSHSASFIYQIAPYLMFATTAAMFCALPITYGSDAVFAQFSDIFVLIYLGALYRFMFIIAGFDTANPFAGVGSSREATIGFYSEAVSIICLIVVMLGAGSSSLPHIASIVSLSEGNYGYLVPSYAIASTAFLWVMYVETGRKPYDLAEAEQELQEGVLGEYCGKDLAIIDVALMLKQFSMLGFFLMLFEPWSFENPLLSLLLFLAEIGVLYVFAVFIDNFGPRFTMNKGMKRTMLFPFSIACIALMLYIIGV
- the hyfE gene encoding hydrogenase 4 membrane subunit, encoding MINFIDVITVLMMGTSLMVFGLRKYKLSIYAYALQTLLLVIVFLLLHFKYGAHELLLWAFTAFLMKVVFVPLFLLKLVNKLSIINEDEPVGGFFISPVIALSFSLAVSMMFYKVFVHFSIFKDALPLFAASFIFMIGIFGFILRNSFLKQILAYCLFENGIHLSLALMAYNSHELVEIGILTDAIFAVVIMSILAKRFYASYDSLDTSKAVNLRG